One Solibacillus isronensis DNA segment encodes these proteins:
- the cysK gene encoding cysteine synthase A has product MSKLANSVADLVGRTPIVKLNNATSENEGTVYVKLEYFNPGSSVKDRLALAMVEAAEKDGTLKPGGTIIEPTSGNTGIGLAMIAAAKGYKAVLVMPETMSLERRNLLRAYGAELVLTPGPEGMKGAIAKAEELSKSEGYFLPQQFKNEANAEIHRLTTGPEIAEAFEQEGLKLDAFVAGVGTGGTITGAGEVLKEKFPEIEIIAVEPKDSPILSGGNPGPHKIQGIGAGFIPDVLNTEVYDSVLPVENETAFEYARKVAREEGILAGISSGAAIYAAIETAKRLGKGKNVLAIIPSNGERYLSTPLYQFED; this is encoded by the coding sequence ATGAGTAAATTAGCAAATTCAGTGGCGGACTTAGTAGGTCGCACACCAATCGTAAAATTAAACAATGCAACAAGTGAAAATGAAGGTACAGTTTACGTAAAACTTGAATACTTTAACCCGGGTTCTTCAGTAAAAGACCGTTTAGCTTTAGCTATGGTTGAAGCAGCGGAAAAAGACGGCACATTAAAGCCAGGCGGTACAATCATCGAGCCGACTTCTGGTAACACAGGTATCGGTTTAGCAATGATTGCTGCAGCAAAAGGTTATAAAGCAGTTTTAGTAATGCCTGAAACAATGTCATTAGAGCGTCGTAACCTTTTACGTGCTTATGGTGCTGAATTAGTATTAACACCAGGTCCAGAAGGTATGAAAGGTGCAATTGCAAAAGCAGAAGAATTATCTAAGTCAGAAGGTTACTTCTTGCCACAACAATTTAAAAATGAAGCAAACGCAGAAATTCACCGTTTAACAACAGGTCCTGAAATTGCGGAAGCATTCGAGCAAGAAGGCTTAAAATTAGATGCATTTGTTGCAGGTGTAGGTACTGGCGGTACAATTACTGGTGCAGGTGAAGTATTGAAAGAAAAATTCCCTGAAATCGAAATTATCGCTGTTGAGCCTAAAGATTCTCCAATTCTTTCAGGCGGTAACCCTGGCCCACATAAAATTCAAGGTATTGGTGCAGGTTTCATTCCGGACGTATTAAACACAGAAGTATATGATTCTGTATTACCGGTTGAAAACGAAACGGCATTCGAATATGCACGTAAAGTAGCGCGCGAAGAAGGTATTTTAGCTGGTATTTCTTCAGGTGCAGCAATTTACGCAGCAATCGAAACAGCAAAACGTTTAGGTAAAGGCAAAAACGTATTAGCGATTATCCCATCAAACGGTGAGCGTTACTTATCAACACCTTTATACCAATTTGAAGACTAA
- the folK gene encoding 2-amino-4-hydroxy-6-hydroxymethyldihydropteridine diphosphokinase: protein MTTTAYLSIGTNIGEREQNLQDAVKLLIANEAISVTSISSIYETAAVGYTDQADFLNIAVALETELDAYELLAQCQKIENDLGRVREFRWGPRIIDLDILLYGQEQYETEKLTVPHPRMYERAFVLVPLEEIMTQNYDMLVGVQKALHALDIEKEGVNLWKKINTVAEFVPFEN, encoded by the coding sequence ATGACGACGACAGCATATTTATCGATTGGTACGAATATCGGTGAGCGTGAGCAAAACTTGCAGGACGCGGTAAAGCTGCTCATTGCAAATGAGGCCATTTCAGTAACATCGATTTCTTCAATTTATGAAACAGCAGCAGTAGGTTATACAGACCAGGCCGATTTTTTAAATATTGCCGTTGCTCTTGAAACGGAGCTTGATGCCTATGAGCTTCTAGCGCAATGCCAAAAAATCGAAAATGATCTTGGCCGTGTTCGTGAATTCCGCTGGGGACCGCGAATAATCGATTTGGACATTTTGCTGTATGGTCAAGAACAGTATGAAACAGAAAAATTAACAGTTCCACATCCTCGTATGTATGAGCGTGCATTCGTGCTTGTACCGTTAGAAGAGATTATGACGCAAAACTATGATATGCTTGTAGGCGTGCAAAAAGCGTTACATGCACTTGATATAGAGAAAGAAGGCGTCAATCTGTGGAAGAAAATCAATACGGTCGCAGAATTCGTGCCTTTCGAAAACTGA
- the pabC gene encoding aminodeoxychorismate lyase translates to MLCWMNGQYIDEQDLKISPFDHGFLYGLGFFETFRTYEGKAVYLHEHFSRLLEALKEYRIHFPYTLQNIEEVIEKLNAQDGKEGYFRLNVSAGEHPIGLAPTEYNEPTVILFRKELPNMVRGTEKEAVWLKTARNSPEQQIRYKSHHYGNNIRARLELPSLATQEGFFTDQDGVVAEGITSNVFWIKDGILYTPSTNLGILPGITRKIVIQLADELHIPVREGRFMAWELEQADECFVTTAVQELVPISRIGKVQFAGSEGRLYKKLHQLYLQKIITRLGDRHVRKL, encoded by the coding sequence ATGCTTTGTTGGATGAATGGCCAGTATATCGATGAACAGGATTTGAAAATTTCCCCGTTTGATCACGGTTTTTTATATGGACTCGGTTTTTTTGAAACGTTTCGGACGTATGAGGGGAAGGCTGTCTATTTGCATGAACATTTCAGCCGCCTGCTGGAAGCGCTAAAAGAATACCGTATTCATTTTCCATATACGCTACAGAACATAGAAGAGGTTATTGAAAAGCTCAATGCACAGGATGGCAAAGAAGGGTATTTTCGTTTAAATGTATCGGCTGGTGAGCATCCGATTGGACTTGCTCCGACAGAATATAACGAACCAACCGTTATTCTGTTTCGTAAAGAACTGCCGAATATGGTGCGCGGTACAGAAAAAGAAGCGGTCTGGCTGAAAACAGCGCGTAATTCCCCTGAACAGCAGATTCGCTATAAAAGTCATCATTACGGCAATAATATTCGAGCGCGGCTAGAATTGCCGAGTTTAGCGACACAAGAAGGTTTCTTTACTGATCAGGACGGTGTTGTTGCAGAAGGCATTACGTCAAACGTCTTTTGGATAAAAGATGGTATACTGTATACGCCTTCTACTAATTTAGGTATTTTACCGGGCATTACCCGAAAAATAGTCATTCAACTCGCTGACGAACTCCACATTCCGGTCAGGGAAGGCCGCTTTATGGCATGGGAATTGGAACAGGCGGATGAATGCTTTGTTACAACAGCTGTACAGGAGCTTGTACCGATTTCCCGTATCGGGAAGGTACAGTTTGCCGGCAGTGAAGGCAGACTATATAAAAAGCTGCATCAACTATATTTACAGAAAATCATTACGCGTTTAGGAGACCGTCATGTTAGAAAACTATAA
- the hslO gene encoding Hsp33 family molecular chaperone HslO codes for MKDYLVRGIAYDGQVRAFATNTTETVGEAQRRHNTWPVVSAALGRSMTASVMMGAMLKGDDKITVKIEGDGPIGPMVIDADAKGDVRGFVTNPHVHFELNEQGKLDVRAGVGSQGALTVVKDLGLRDMFSGQTPIVSGEIAEDFTYYFASSEQVPSSVGLGVLVNPDNTILAAGGFIIQLMPGCDEETIEAIEKRLSSIEPVSKMIEKGYSPEQILEAVLGEGNVQILSSMPVQFQCQCSKERFGAAIISLGVGEIQEMIDEDGQAEAQCHFCLEKYHFDRNELEGFVNEIQS; via the coding sequence ATGAAAGACTACTTAGTAAGAGGAATTGCATATGACGGACAAGTTCGTGCATTTGCAACAAATACAACTGAAACTGTAGGAGAAGCACAACGCCGTCATAATACATGGCCGGTCGTATCTGCTGCGCTTGGCCGTTCAATGACAGCATCTGTTATGATGGGTGCGATGTTAAAAGGGGACGACAAAATTACGGTAAAAATTGAAGGGGACGGTCCAATCGGTCCAATGGTTATCGATGCAGATGCCAAAGGAGATGTGCGCGGCTTCGTGACAAACCCACATGTTCACTTTGAATTAAATGAACAAGGAAAACTGGATGTACGTGCAGGTGTCGGTTCTCAGGGGGCATTGACAGTTGTTAAAGACTTAGGTTTACGTGATATGTTCTCGGGTCAAACACCGATTGTCTCAGGTGAAATCGCTGAAGACTTCACATACTACTTCGCTTCATCTGAACAGGTACCTTCTTCAGTAGGTTTAGGTGTATTAGTAAATCCGGATAATACAATTTTAGCTGCAGGTGGCTTTATTATTCAATTAATGCCAGGCTGTGATGAAGAAACGATCGAAGCAATTGAAAAACGTTTGTCATCAATTGAGCCTGTATCAAAAATGATTGAAAAGGGATATTCACCTGAGCAAATTTTAGAGGCGGTATTAGGAGAAGGAAATGTTCAAATTCTTTCATCAATGCCTGTACAGTTCCAATGTCAATGTTCAAAAGAGCGTTTTGGTGCGGCAATTATCAGTTTAGGTGTCGGTGAGATTCAGGAAATGATTGACGAAGATGGTCAAGCAGAAGCGCAATGTCACTTCTGTTTAGAAAAGTACCACTTCGATAGAAATGAACTTGAAGGCTTTGTGAATGAAATCCAATCGTAA
- a CDS encoding peptidyl-prolyl cis-trans isomerase, translating into MKSNRNLHQTPQPQNNLPYTQRRLKTKPTLLLLLLLLIGNLFWFVLWLLPSDEKTSEKEDGGGEKIAAVEGDPITRQQWLAEMENRYGKETLQSLVNEAVMEKAAKKYKLEVKDEEIDLEIALLRSAQDSNDTTLHSLSPEQLRQKMRAQLILDKVLTNDIVVEEDEAKKYYEDNKSIYNIPTTHRTSMIIVNSKEDAERVEKELKDGSDFAVLAREHSLDTASASLGGDIGFISSSQSAVDPAILPVVEKLKEKETSKPFVLSDGRYAIVKVTENMEGQSFSFDEVEGHVKRQLALEQLPPSITPEAFWAEFDATWIYGESKN; encoded by the coding sequence ATGAAATCCAATCGTAATCTACACCAAACACCACAACCACAAAATAATTTACCGTACACACAACGACGCTTAAAAACAAAACCTACGTTGCTGCTATTGCTGCTATTGTTAATCGGAAATCTATTTTGGTTTGTTTTATGGTTACTCCCATCTGATGAAAAAACATCAGAAAAAGAAGATGGCGGCGGCGAAAAAATTGCTGCCGTCGAGGGAGATCCAATTACACGCCAACAATGGCTCGCTGAAATGGAAAACCGATACGGAAAAGAAACATTGCAGAGTTTAGTAAATGAAGCTGTTATGGAAAAAGCTGCGAAAAAATATAAACTCGAAGTAAAAGATGAAGAGATTGATTTAGAAATAGCCCTATTACGCTCGGCACAAGATTCAAATGATACAACTCTACATAGCTTATCTCCAGAGCAACTGCGTCAAAAAATGCGTGCTCAACTCATCCTGGATAAAGTACTAACAAATGATATTGTAGTGGAAGAGGACGAGGCGAAAAAATATTATGAAGACAATAAGTCGATTTATAATATTCCAACTACACACCGAACAAGTATGATTATCGTGAATTCAAAAGAGGACGCGGAACGGGTGGAAAAAGAGCTGAAGGACGGTTCTGATTTTGCGGTTCTGGCACGTGAGCATTCATTGGATACAGCTTCGGCTAGTTTAGGAGGCGATATTGGCTTTATTTCATCAAGTCAGTCGGCAGTCGATCCTGCAATTTTACCGGTAGTGGAAAAGCTGAAGGAAAAGGAGACTTCCAAACCATTTGTATTAAGCGATGGACGCTATGCGATCGTCAAGGTTACAGAGAACATGGAAGGGCAGTCATTCAGCTTTGATGAAGTAGAAGGCCATGTAAAACGCCAGCTTGCTTTAGAACAGCTGCCGCCTTCCATTACACCGGAAGCTTTCTGGGCAGAATTTGATGCCACATGGATCTATGGAGAATCCAAAAATTAA
- the folP gene encoding dihydropteroate synthase, whose translation MLENYKVLTLNGIELDFRKETFVMGILNVTPDSFSDGGKFNSVEKAVAQAKKMVADGAKIIDVGGESTRPGYIRISDEEEIARVVPVIRALLKEVPAIISIDTYKSNVARAAIEAGAHIINDIWGAKADPEMANVAAELDVPIILMHNRLSDQYDNYFADYMADMQESIAIAKAAGVRDEHIFLDPGIGFVKSLSESIETMQRLDELVALGYPVLLATSRKRMIGSILELPVEERVEGTAATCAFGVQKGCHMMRVHDVKEVARTVKMMDALVGKFEVQGELAPRH comes from the coding sequence ATGTTAGAAAACTATAAAGTACTCACATTAAATGGGATTGAACTGGATTTTCGCAAAGAAACATTCGTGATGGGCATTTTAAATGTAACACCGGACTCATTTTCGGATGGCGGCAAGTTCAATTCGGTTGAAAAAGCCGTTGCCCAGGCGAAAAAAATGGTGGCAGATGGAGCGAAAATTATCGATGTCGGCGGGGAATCGACACGCCCTGGCTATATACGAATTTCCGATGAGGAGGAAATAGCACGTGTCGTACCGGTAATTCGAGCGCTTCTAAAAGAAGTACCTGCGATTATTTCGATTGATACGTATAAATCAAATGTTGCGCGTGCCGCAATTGAAGCTGGCGCACATATTATTAATGACATATGGGGAGCAAAAGCGGATCCTGAAATGGCAAATGTCGCAGCAGAATTGGATGTGCCGATTATTTTAATGCATAACCGTCTGTCTGATCAGTACGATAACTACTTTGCTGATTATATGGCCGATATGCAGGAAAGTATTGCGATTGCAAAAGCAGCGGGAGTACGTGATGAGCATATCTTCCTTGATCCGGGCATCGGTTTTGTGAAAAGTCTAAGTGAAAGCATTGAAACGATGCAGCGCCTCGATGAGCTTGTTGCATTAGGTTATCCGGTATTGCTTGCGACATCGCGCAAACGTATGATTGGGTCAATTTTGGAATTACCTGTAGAGGAACGAGTGGAAGGGACAGCTGCAACTTGTGCATTTGGTGTCCAAAAGGGCTGCCATATGATGCGTGTTCATGATGTAAAGGAAGTGGCGCGTACAGTGAAAATGATGGATGCGCTTGTAGGGAAATTTGAAGTACAAGGTGAATTGGCACCGAGACATTAA
- the pabA gene encoding aminodeoxychorismate/anthranilate synthase component II, translated as MILMIDNYDSFTYNLVQYFGEFGHELVVKRNDEITVEEIEKLRPMMLVISPGPCTPNDAGESLRIIEHFAGKLPILGVCLGHQAIAQVFGGDVVRAERLMHGKTSPVLHNGVGLHRKNANPFLATRYHSLIVEPATLPECLEVTAWTEEGEIMGLRHKQYPIEGVQYHPESIMTEDGKQLLRTFIETYC; from the coding sequence ATGATTTTAATGATTGATAACTATGATTCGTTTACATATAACTTAGTGCAATACTTCGGTGAATTCGGCCATGAGCTGGTCGTAAAGCGCAATGACGAAATTACGGTGGAAGAAATCGAAAAGCTCCGTCCGATGATGCTTGTTATTTCACCAGGACCTTGTACACCAAATGATGCGGGAGAAAGTCTTCGTATTATCGAACATTTTGCAGGGAAGCTTCCGATTTTAGGTGTGTGCTTAGGTCATCAGGCAATTGCACAAGTGTTTGGCGGCGATGTTGTGCGTGCAGAGAGATTGATGCACGGGAAAACTTCACCTGTTCTTCATAATGGGGTTGGCTTGCACAGAAAGAATGCGAACCCATTTTTAGCAACGCGTTATCATTCACTGATCGTAGAGCCTGCAACATTACCGGAATGTCTGGAAGTGACGGCTTGGACAGAGGAAGGCGAAATTATGGGTCTGCGTCATAAACAGTATCCGATTGAAGGGGTTCAATATCATCCGGAATCAATTATGACTGAAGACGGCAAGCAGCTGTTACGAACATTTATTGAGACGTATTGTTAG
- the folB gene encoding dihydroneopterin aldolase, whose amino-acid sequence MDYIHLKEMQFFGYHGVLPEENVLGQRFRANVSLAVDMKRAGETDELDHTVSYVGVYDICKEVIEGKPYKLIEAVAEKVASSILTQYEGHIFGCRVEIIKPDPPIPGHYKEVAVEITRGQFI is encoded by the coding sequence ATGGATTATATTCATTTAAAAGAAATGCAGTTTTTTGGTTATCACGGTGTATTGCCGGAAGAGAACGTATTAGGACAACGCTTTCGGGCTAATGTTTCGCTTGCTGTTGATATGAAGCGGGCGGGTGAGACAGACGAGCTGGATCATACGGTAAGCTATGTTGGCGTTTATGATATTTGTAAAGAAGTGATTGAAGGTAAACCGTATAAATTAATTGAAGCGGTAGCGGAAAAAGTTGCTTCAAGTATTTTAACGCAGTATGAAGGTCACATTTTTGGATGCCGCGTCGAAATTATTAAGCCTGATCCTCCAATTCCGGGACATTATAAAGAAGTCGCAGTCGAAATTACAAGAGGGCAATTCATATGA
- a CDS encoding anthranilate synthase component I family protein, protein MQQLETHTFYMTKDEFYYSFQEQTAKEKQRAFMESGRGGHYSIAAWEPIATAKSVAQGLELTWKNGETELKTGEALAELEKVIAEYKLESNSKLPDFQGGAIGFISYDYARTIEFLPNQAEDDLKVPDLYFYLFDHWAIHNVQTGEVTLMKFATSEVDLPSWQTDWQQYAEAGLEKRHFNQETAKNMQQDEAELQVSFSGDAFEAAIHKIQHYIGQGDVFQVNLSVRQAKKLSAAPIAMYEAVRSFNPSPYMAYIESEDFAVVSGSPELLVKRKGNELSTRPIAGTRPRGTSEEQDLALANELIEHEKERAEHVMLVDLERNDLGRVSKYGTVEVNEFMVIEHYSHVMHIVSNVRGEIAQGKTNADVIRAMFPGGTITGAPKIRTMEIIEELEPVRRGLYTGSIGWIGYTGDLELNIVIRTAYIQDGIAYIQAGAGIVIDSIPENEYIESMNKAKAMWQAKAMAEEVSK, encoded by the coding sequence ATGCAACAACTAGAAACACATACATTTTACATGACAAAAGACGAATTTTATTATAGTTTCCAGGAACAGACGGCAAAAGAAAAACAGCGGGCGTTTATGGAAAGCGGTCGTGGAGGGCATTATTCAATCGCCGCATGGGAGCCTATTGCAACCGCAAAGTCAGTAGCTCAAGGCCTTGAACTGACTTGGAAAAATGGAGAGACAGAGCTGAAAACAGGTGAGGCACTTGCGGAACTGGAAAAAGTGATCGCCGAGTACAAGCTTGAATCGAATTCGAAACTTCCTGATTTCCAGGGTGGGGCAATTGGATTTATTTCATATGATTATGCACGCACGATTGAATTCCTTCCAAATCAGGCGGAAGATGACTTAAAAGTACCGGATCTTTATTTTTATTTATTTGATCATTGGGCAATACATAATGTCCAAACAGGTGAAGTAACATTAATGAAATTTGCTACTAGTGAAGTCGATTTACCCTCATGGCAAACGGATTGGCAACAGTATGCGGAAGCCGGGTTGGAAAAGCGTCATTTTAATCAGGAAACAGCAAAAAACATGCAGCAGGATGAAGCGGAATTACAAGTTTCTTTCAGCGGGGATGCATTTGAAGCTGCTATACATAAAATTCAGCATTATATTGGACAAGGTGATGTGTTCCAGGTGAACTTGTCTGTGCGTCAGGCGAAAAAACTTTCCGCTGCACCGATTGCGATGTATGAGGCGGTTCGTTCGTTTAATCCTTCGCCGTATATGGCTTATATCGAAAGTGAAGATTTTGCGGTTGTGAGCGGTTCTCCGGAATTGCTTGTAAAACGTAAGGGCAATGAGCTTTCAACAAGACCAATTGCAGGAACACGTCCGCGCGGAACATCTGAGGAGCAAGATTTAGCGTTGGCCAATGAGCTTATTGAACATGAGAAAGAGCGCGCAGAACATGTCATGCTGGTTGATCTGGAACGCAATGATTTAGGACGGGTGAGCAAATACGGAACGGTAGAAGTAAATGAGTTCATGGTCATCGAGCATTACTCGCATGTAATGCATATTGTTTCGAATGTCCGCGGGGAAATTGCGCAAGGGAAAACAAATGCGGATGTCATTCGGGCAATGTTCCCGGGTGGAACGATTACAGGGGCACCGAAAATCCGTACGATGGAAATTATTGAAGAGCTTGAGCCGGTACGCCGTGGTCTTTACACAGGATCAATCGGTTGGATTGGCTATACAGGTGACTTGGAATTAAATATTGTTATCCGTACAGCGTATATTCAAGATGGCATTGCCTACATTCAGGCCGGTGCCGGAATAGTCATCGATTCGATTCCGGAAAACGAGTATATTGAGTCAATGAATAAAGCGAAAGCAATGTGGCAGGCAAAAGCGATGGCAGAAGAGGTGAGCAAATGA
- the lysS gene encoding lysine--tRNA ligase produces MKYVSNIEELNDQLLVRRQKMTDIRENGMDPFGSRFERTHLSNEVIAENEQFDKEQLEENPRQVVIAGRIMTKRGKGKAGFAHIQDLAGQIQIYVRKDAIGEEAYELFNKADLGDIVGVKGNVFRTQVGELSVKATEFTFLTKALRPLPDKFHGLTDVEQRYRQRYVDLMTNDESKTTFIQRSKIIRAIRNYLDNNGYLEVETPMLHTIAGGAAARPFITHHNALDMELYMRIAIELHLKRLIVGGLEKVYEIGRVFRNEGISTRHNPEFTMIELYEAYADYNDIMDLTENLIAHVAQDVLGTTSVQYGEDTIELGIGWKRVHMVDAVKEATGVDFWAPMTVEEARKHAAEHGVEIKDAHEVGHIINEFFEQKVEETLVQPTFVTGHPVEISPLAKKNPEDPRFTDRFELFIVRREHANAFTELNDPIDQRERFEAQMAEKEAGNDEAHEMDNDFIEALEYGMPPTGGLGIGIDRLVMLLTNSPSIRDVLLFPTMRHTTK; encoded by the coding sequence GTGAAATACGTGTCAAATATCGAAGAATTAAACGACCAACTTTTGGTGAGACGCCAGAAGATGACAGATATTCGCGAAAACGGTATGGACCCATTCGGCAGCCGTTTTGAACGCACACATTTATCGAACGAAGTTATTGCAGAAAATGAGCAATTTGATAAAGAGCAATTAGAAGAAAATCCACGTCAAGTTGTAATCGCTGGACGTATTATGACGAAGCGCGGAAAAGGTAAAGCAGGTTTTGCGCATATCCAGGATCTAGCTGGCCAAATCCAAATTTATGTACGTAAAGATGCAATCGGTGAAGAAGCATATGAATTATTCAACAAAGCAGATCTTGGGGATATCGTAGGGGTAAAAGGAAACGTATTCCGTACGCAAGTTGGAGAGCTATCTGTTAAAGCGACAGAGTTCACTTTCCTAACAAAAGCGTTACGCCCGCTACCTGATAAATTCCACGGCCTGACAGATGTAGAACAACGCTACCGTCAACGTTATGTAGATTTAATGACAAACGATGAATCAAAAACAACATTCATCCAACGTTCAAAAATCATCCGTGCAATCCGCAACTATTTAGATAACAATGGTTATTTGGAAGTTGAAACACCAATGTTGCATACAATTGCAGGTGGTGCGGCGGCTCGTCCGTTCATTACACACCACAATGCATTGGATATGGAACTATATATGCGTATCGCTATCGAGCTGCATTTAAAACGTTTAATCGTTGGCGGCTTGGAAAAAGTTTATGAAATCGGCCGAGTATTCCGTAACGAAGGTATTTCAACTCGTCACAATCCGGAATTCACTATGATCGAATTATATGAAGCGTATGCAGACTATAATGATATTATGGACTTAACAGAAAACCTTATTGCACATGTGGCACAAGACGTTCTTGGTACGACATCTGTACAATACGGTGAAGATACAATTGAATTAGGTATTGGCTGGAAACGTGTGCATATGGTAGATGCAGTTAAAGAAGCAACAGGTGTAGATTTCTGGGCACCAATGACTGTAGAAGAGGCACGCAAACATGCTGCTGAACACGGCGTGGAAATTAAAGATGCACATGAAGTAGGTCACATCATTAATGAATTCTTTGAACAAAAAGTAGAAGAAACATTAGTACAACCTACTTTCGTAACAGGTCACCCAGTGGAAATTTCTCCATTAGCGAAGAAAAATCCTGAAGACCCACGCTTCACAGACCGTTTTGAGCTATTTATCGTTCGCCGTGAGCATGCAAATGCTTTCACAGAATTAAATGATCCAATCGATCAACGTGAGCGTTTCGAAGCTCAAATGGCCGAAAAAGAAGCAGGAAATGACGAAGCACATGAAATGGATAATGATTTCATCGAAGCATTAGAATACGGTATGCCGCCAACTGGTGGTTTAGGTATCGGTATTGACCGCTTAGTAATGTTATTAACGAACTCACCATCAATTCGTGATGTTTTATTATTCCCGACAATGCGTCATACAACGAAATAA
- the dusB gene encoding tRNA dihydrouridine synthase DusB: MSNIDQKPFQIGDIIMDNRVVLAPMAGICNSAFRLTVKEFGAGLVYAEMISDKALNIRNKKTLDMLYIDERENPMTLQIFGGDKENLVEAAKFVDKHTTADIIDINMGCPVNKIIKCEAGAKWLLDPNKIYEMVSAVVDAVDKPVSVKMRIGWDEERVFAVENAQAAERAGAAAIAMHGRTRVQMYEGKANWDVLAEVKKNISIPFIANGDVETPEDAKRILEHTNADAVMIGRAALGNPWMIYQTVKYLESGIQIPEPSIREKMDVCLLHFERLKALKGEKVAVREMRKHASWYLKGIRGNGKIRNAINLTETEQDLRILLNSVADEYEEEAVIV; this comes from the coding sequence GTGTCAAACATCGACCAAAAGCCATTCCAAATAGGCGATATTATTATGGATAACCGTGTCGTTCTTGCCCCAATGGCCGGAATTTGCAACTCGGCTTTCCGTTTAACTGTAAAAGAGTTTGGTGCAGGATTAGTCTACGCGGAAATGATCAGTGATAAAGCGTTGAATATCCGCAACAAAAAAACATTGGACATGCTTTATATTGATGAGCGCGAAAATCCGATGACACTGCAAATTTTCGGAGGAGACAAAGAAAATTTAGTAGAGGCAGCAAAGTTTGTAGACAAACATACAACAGCCGACATTATCGATATCAATATGGGGTGTCCTGTAAACAAAATTATTAAATGTGAAGCTGGCGCAAAATGGCTTCTTGATCCGAACAAAATTTACGAAATGGTTTCGGCTGTTGTCGATGCAGTCGATAAGCCAGTTTCGGTAAAAATGCGTATCGGATGGGATGAAGAGCGTGTATTCGCTGTAGAAAATGCCCAAGCAGCAGAACGTGCAGGTGCAGCCGCTATTGCAATGCATGGCCGAACTCGTGTGCAAATGTATGAAGGTAAGGCAAACTGGGATGTCTTAGCCGAAGTGAAGAAAAATATTAGTATCCCATTTATCGCAAATGGGGACGTAGAAACACCGGAAGATGCAAAGCGCATTCTGGAACATACGAATGCAGATGCGGTTATGATTGGTCGTGCTGCTTTAGGGAATCCATGGATGATCTATCAAACGGTGAAATACTTGGAATCAGGTATTCAAATTCCAGAGCCTTCTATTCGTGAAAAGATGGATGTTTGTTTACTTCATTTTGAACGTTTAAAAGCACTTAAGGGTGAAAAAGTAGCGGTAAGAGAAATGCGTAAACATGCATCATGGTATTTAAAAGGAATTCGCGGAAACGGGAAAATCCGTAATGCCATCAATTTAACAGAGACTGAGCAAGATTTACGTATACTTTTAAACAGTGTTGCAGATGAATACGAAGAAGAAGCGGTTATTGTATAA
- a CDS encoding helix-turn-helix domain-containing protein, whose product MEENQYGRRIRAFRKLKRIQQTEFAKHIGISVTILGRIERGEKSASEEQLQTIADVLQIDVNELKGE is encoded by the coding sequence GTGGAAGAAAATCAATACGGTCGCAGAATTCGTGCCTTTCGAAAACTGAAACGAATTCAGCAAACCGAATTTGCAAAACATATAGGTATATCTGTAACAATTTTAGGACGTATTGAACGAGGAGAGAAAAGTGCCTCTGAAGAACAGCTTCAAACAATTGCAGATGTATTACAAATAGATGTAAACGAATTAAAAGGTGAATAA